From a region of the Methanoculleus receptaculi genome:
- the tsaA gene encoding tRNA (N6-threonylcarbamoyladenosine(37)-N6)-methyltransferase TrmO, translated as MELSPIGLVHSSIRSRSDMPLQGVSAEVEIFPGYVAGLEGIEDNSHLILICWLHRADRSVLKAVARKISDDLPEKGVFSLRSPARPNPLSISVVRLFGVREGRYLLLEHLDLIDGTPVIDIKPYQPGWDCVFSAAGHDRTEKIRRMEPRDYRSSLIREAVNYHGDVCRGVAIGVRITEAATRILDCDLRHPGVVVAPGADPCILDALIGITGATPGNQRLRCSEGRRYAVSSSEKEVVFRLLAAPQSVDDIFAAGETSLFECAVHNRPQPK; from the coding sequence ATGGAACTCTCACCTATAGGGCTCGTGCATTCAAGCATCCGATCCAGGAGCGATATGCCCCTCCAGGGCGTCAGTGCGGAGGTTGAGATCTTTCCAGGGTACGTAGCCGGGCTCGAGGGTATCGAGGATAACTCGCACCTGATACTGATCTGCTGGCTGCACCGGGCGGACAGGAGCGTCCTGAAGGCGGTCGCACGGAAGATCTCAGACGACTTACCGGAGAAGGGCGTTTTCTCTCTCCGTTCGCCGGCACGGCCAAACCCCCTCTCGATCTCCGTGGTGCGACTGTTCGGTGTGCGCGAAGGCCGATACCTTCTGCTTGAACACCTCGACCTTATCGATGGGACACCTGTTATCGATATCAAACCTTACCAGCCGGGGTGGGACTGTGTCTTTTCCGCAGCCGGGCATGACCGAACGGAAAAGATCCGGAGGATGGAACCACGCGACTATCGCTCCAGCCTCATCCGTGAGGCCGTGAACTACCACGGAGATGTCTGCCGTGGTGTGGCTATCGGGGTGCGGATCACAGAAGCGGCGACGCGCATACTTGACTGCGACCTGCGACACCCCGGTGTCGTCGTCGCGCCAGGAGCCGACCCCTGCATCCTCGACGCGCTCATCGGTATCACCGGCGCGACGCCGGGAAACCAGCGGCTGAGGTGCTCGGAAGGTAGACGTTACGCTGTTTCCTCTTCCGAAAAGGAGGTTGTCTTCCGTCTCCTGGCCGCTCCTCAGAGTGTCGATGATATATTTGCAGCCGGGGAAACGTCGCTCTTTGAGTGCGCGGTTCACAACCGGCCGCAACCGAAATAA
- a CDS encoding FmdE family protein: protein MQPRLNHTWEDIEARLREKGTSPELIENFRRCIEFHTYPAPGLLVGVYMVDYALELLKPPEGRKIYAVCETTKCLPDALQVMAHCTTGNHRLRVIPIGKFAITLNGPADAPYVNGVRVFVDGDKIQRYPTFALWYTKDPLFDPRTRGTALIDEIIDAGRDLLSHEQVRVKVPQKLPWKSAVCSICGEIVPDNMLVNGVCSDCRSQSYYEKVTC from the coding sequence GTGCAACCGAGACTGAATCATACATGGGAAGACATCGAGGCGCGTCTCAGGGAGAAGGGTACATCTCCGGAGTTGATTGAAAACTTCAGGCGATGCATAGAGTTTCACACATACCCTGCTCCGGGTCTCCTGGTCGGTGTCTACATGGTGGACTACGCCCTGGAACTCCTGAAGCCGCCTGAGGGTAGGAAGATCTACGCCGTCTGCGAGACTACAAAGTGCCTGCCTGACGCTCTGCAGGTGATGGCTCACTGCACGACCGGCAACCATCGCCTCCGCGTGATCCCTATCGGGAAATTTGCTATAACCTTAAACGGCCCGGCCGACGCCCCCTACGTGAACGGTGTCCGGGTCTTCGTCGACGGCGATAAGATACAGCGGTATCCTACGTTTGCTCTCTGGTACACGAAGGACCCGCTCTTTGACCCCAGAACACGGGGTACCGCGCTGATAGACGAGATCATCGATGCGGGGCGGGATCTCCTTTCACATGAGCAGGTGCGCGTGAAGGTTCCCCAGAAATTGCCATGGAAATCTGCGGTCTGCTCCATCTGCGGCGAGATAGTTCCCGACAACATGCTTGTCAACGGTGTCTGCAGCGACTGCCGGTCACAATCCTACTATGAGAAGGTCACCTGCTGA